A window from Acidimicrobiales bacterium encodes these proteins:
- a CDS encoding ABC transporter substrate-binding protein, producing MIGVALILSLAVAACAGDDDATTTAENGDAGQSLSQDTLKVAIYDAPNNAMLLRTALARGYFEDEGLSLEILNIGTGAEQLAGLTGGSLDMTQSGPSTTMIPMEKGEIDVKLVGTAAVGSDWQLAIDPDFAESRGFDADTDPEEIIPELAGAKFGGVVGPTDSIATVLSYVLSQYGVDPAGETTTEYLGSTPAMLASLEAGRIDAFLSPSDQTSFAKDRVGAVIVSLQDLEKVPNITDGVANFFTVTSSFAEEHPDTLDAFMKAYWSAWDYLKDEGNQEEVHDLMKEAYPDMSEAVFDATFDIGYQVYSRNGAYVSEGAFDSTLDLVNSTQEAPLETVSYSASFDSSFQDAAIADLGITPPNA from the coding sequence ATGATCGGCGTGGCCCTGATCCTTTCTCTGGCTGTTGCCGCGTGCGCCGGTGACGACGACGCGACGACGACTGCCGAGAATGGCGACGCAGGGCAGTCGCTGAGCCAGGACACCCTCAAGGTCGCGATCTACGACGCCCCGAACAACGCCATGCTGCTTCGCACCGCCCTCGCTCGCGGGTACTTCGAGGACGAAGGACTCTCCCTGGAGATCCTCAACATCGGCACAGGGGCCGAGCAGCTCGCAGGCCTCACCGGTGGATCGCTCGACATGACCCAGTCGGGGCCCTCGACGACCATGATCCCGATGGAGAAGGGGGAGATCGACGTCAAGTTGGTCGGCACGGCGGCCGTCGGGAGCGATTGGCAGTTGGCGATCGATCCGGACTTCGCGGAGAGCCGAGGCTTCGATGCCGACACCGACCCCGAGGAGATCATCCCCGAGCTGGCGGGAGCGAAGTTCGGCGGAGTGGTCGGGCCGACCGATTCCATCGCCACGGTGCTGAGCTACGTGCTGAGCCAGTACGGCGTCGACCCCGCCGGCGAGACGACGACGGAGTACCTGGGTAGCACGCCGGCGATGTTGGCGTCGCTCGAAGCCGGCCGGATCGATGCGTTCCTCTCTCCGTCCGATCAGACGTCGTTCGCCAAGGACCGCGTCGGAGCGGTCATCGTCTCCCTGCAGGACCTCGAGAAGGTCCCGAACATCACGGACGGCGTGGCGAACTTCTTCACCGTGACGAGCTCCTTCGCGGAGGAGCATCCCGACACGCTCGATGCGTTCATGAAGGCCTACTGGAGCGCCTGGGACTACCTGAAGGACGAGGGCAACCAGGAGGAGGTCCACGACCTGATGAAGGAGGCCTACCCGGACATGAGCGAGGCGGTGTTCGACGCCACCTTCGACATCGGCTACCAGGTGTACAGCCGGAACGGCGCCTACGTCTCCGAGGGCGCCTTCGACTCGACCCTCGACCTGGTGAACAGCACGCAGGAGGCGCCGTTGGAGACGGTCTCGTACTCGGCGTCGTTCGACTCCTCGTTCCAGGACGCGGCGATCGCGGACCTGGGCATCACGCCGCCGAACGCATGA
- a CDS encoding SDR family oxidoreductase, which yields MTGRETAEEGDMTAVAITGAASGIGRHTAIEAARRGAKRLWVIDRNESGLDSLRDEIPSACDLRPKVLDVTSRSGIDALAREWMSESPPGLLVNAAGIRFSAALGDTTDEEWDDTIAVNLTGIFLLTRAASNAMLHHGVGGVIVNIASIAADIGFTERAAYCASKAGVLGLTRAAALDLAPHGIRVLAISPGFHRSGISDDLGDDIVSATVPLGRRGEPSELAALIHDIAASSYVTGTNVVVDGGSSTGRSI from the coding sequence ATGACTGGACGCGAGACCGCCGAAGAAGGCGATATGACTGCCGTGGCCATCACCGGAGCAGCCAGTGGCATCGGTCGGCATACCGCTATCGAGGCAGCTCGTCGAGGAGCGAAAAGACTTTGGGTCATCGACCGCAACGAAAGCGGCCTTGACTCGCTCCGCGACGAGATTCCGTCGGCGTGCGACCTTCGCCCGAAGGTGCTCGACGTCACCTCGCGCAGCGGCATCGATGCGCTCGCTCGCGAGTGGATGAGCGAGTCGCCGCCAGGCCTCCTGGTCAACGCGGCCGGCATTCGATTCTCCGCGGCTCTCGGTGACACGACCGACGAGGAGTGGGACGACACCATCGCCGTCAACCTGACGGGCATCTTCCTACTCACCAGAGCGGCGTCGAATGCGATGCTTCACCATGGGGTCGGGGGCGTGATCGTCAACATCGCGTCCATCGCCGCCGACATCGGCTTCACCGAGCGCGCCGCGTACTGCGCTTCGAAGGCGGGGGTCCTCGGCCTCACCCGAGCAGCCGCCCTCGACCTCGCGCCCCACGGCATCCGGGTGCTCGCCATCTCCCCCGGCTTCCATCGCTCAGGGATCAGCGATGACCTGGGGGACGACATCGTCAGCGCGACGGTACCTCTCGGGCGGCGCGGCGAGCCCTCCGAGCTGGCCGCGCTGATCCACGACATCGCGGCCTCTTCGTACGTGACAGGGACCAACGTCGTCGTGGACGGAGGCTCCTCGACAGGACGTTCGATCTGA
- a CDS encoding TetR/AcrR family transcriptional regulator, whose amino-acid sequence MAKEAGTTAVAEPYPDRVEEVLTTATALFSELGYRAVGIRMIADAVGVQPASLYYYFPGKEDILYRIALRATTDFIDAHSTILEAGTSAPDTLRSLVRAHVVYFGKNKLVQQVAERELRELSPPHYEEVRRRQRQWLDELCALVERGQQEGSLHVTNPRVATRAMLDMLNHFNRWYEPRPKLGLQRLADLYAEMVVDGMLQGVSASEPR is encoded by the coding sequence GTGGCGAAGGAAGCCGGCACTACCGCGGTGGCCGAGCCGTACCCGGACCGGGTCGAGGAGGTCCTCACGACGGCGACTGCCCTCTTCTCGGAGCTGGGCTACCGCGCCGTCGGGATCCGGATGATCGCCGACGCCGTGGGCGTACAGCCCGCCTCGCTCTACTACTACTTCCCGGGTAAAGAGGACATCCTCTATCGCATCGCCCTGCGAGCGACGACGGACTTCATCGACGCCCACTCGACCATCCTCGAGGCAGGCACGAGCGCGCCTGACACGCTGCGGTCGCTCGTCCGCGCCCACGTCGTCTACTTCGGCAAGAACAAGCTCGTGCAGCAGGTGGCGGAGCGGGAGCTGCGGGAGCTGTCGCCACCCCACTACGAGGAGGTCAGGCGGCGTCAGCGCCAGTGGCTCGACGAGCTGTGCGCGCTCGTCGAGCGCGGGCAGCAGGAGGGTTCGCTCCACGTCACCAACCCGCGGGTGGCCACAAGGGCGATGCTCGACATGTTGAACCACTTCAACCGCTGGTACGAACCCCGTCCGAAGTTGGGCCTCCAGCGCCTGGCGGATCTCTACGCCGAGATGGTCGTCGACGGGATGCTCCAGGGAGTGTCCGCGTCCGAACCCAGGTGA
- a CDS encoding helix-turn-helix domain-containing protein — MATRGRPRTFDPDTALRQALDLFWERGYEGTSLNDLAEAMGIASASIYACFGSKEDLFRKVMALYGTTSGEPPRRALREQPTARAAVHAMLRATADEITRPDTPHYCMLILAAPTGAVENHAIREFLAGLRRGMLAEIRDRLARGVTDGDLTAPPASLDAIARYYTTVVQGLSVQARDGATRAELETVITCAMAAWDTLSSV; from the coding sequence ATGGCTACTCGCGGCAGGCCGCGCACGTTCGACCCGGACACCGCCCTGCGCCAGGCCCTGGACCTGTTCTGGGAGCGCGGCTACGAGGGGACCTCGCTCAACGACCTGGCCGAGGCCATGGGCATCGCCTCGGCCAGCATCTACGCCTGCTTCGGCAGCAAGGAGGACCTGTTCCGCAAGGTCATGGCGCTCTACGGCACGACCTCGGGCGAGCCGCCCCGGAGAGCGCTGCGCGAACAACCGACCGCACGCGCCGCGGTCCACGCCATGCTGCGTGCCACCGCCGATGAGATCACCCGCCCGGACACCCCGCACTACTGCATGCTCATCCTCGCCGCGCCCACCGGCGCCGTGGAAAACCACGCGATCCGGGAGTTCCTGGCCGGCCTGCGACGCGGCATGCTCGCCGAGATCAGGGACCGGCTCGCCCGCGGCGTCACCGACGGCGACCTCACCGCGCCGCCCGCCAGCCTCGACGCCATCGCCCGCTACTACACCACCGTGGTGCAGGGCCTATCTGTACAGGCCCGCGACGGCGCCACCCGCGCCGAGTTGGAGACGGTCATCACCTGCGCGATGGCCGCCTGGGACACGCTCTCGTCCGTGTAG
- a CDS encoding zinc-binding dehydrogenase has protein sequence MSLPATMRALRQTSLNGPQDLSLITDAPVPNPGPGEVLIRVTAAGVNFVDISQAHGTFAGGPQPPYLAGIEGAGEVTAVGEGVTDLEPGAHIIGVGIGGGAFAEYMVLPAAAAVPVPAGWADEQALGLVVNWPTALAALKPLGGVTAGQTVLIHAAAGGTGQAAVKMAKHYGATVIATASPGKHEVVRALGADHVIDSRGTEIAAEVLRLTDGAGADLVLESVGGATLDASLAATKRITGRVVVYGLAGGEAAITNWELVYKHQIHVIGLNIGILIQAAPQIFGEVMGEMFGLLAAGVLGPGQPTIYDLAEGPKALAELEARATVGKLALLP, from the coding sequence ATGAGCCTTCCCGCAACCATGCGCGCCCTGCGGCAGACGTCACTGAACGGCCCGCAGGACCTGAGCCTGATCACCGACGCGCCGGTCCCGAACCCAGGCCCGGGCGAGGTCCTGATCCGTGTCACCGCCGCCGGCGTCAACTTCGTCGACATCTCGCAGGCCCACGGCACGTTCGCAGGCGGCCCGCAGCCGCCGTATCTGGCGGGCATCGAGGGCGCCGGTGAAGTCACCGCCGTCGGCGAGGGGGTGACCGACCTAGAGCCCGGCGCCCACATCATCGGCGTCGGCATCGGAGGCGGCGCCTTCGCCGAGTACATGGTGCTGCCCGCGGCCGCCGCGGTCCCCGTGCCTGCGGGCTGGGCCGACGAGCAGGCGCTGGGCCTGGTCGTGAACTGGCCAACCGCGCTTGCGGCACTCAAACCACTGGGCGGCGTCACCGCAGGGCAGACCGTGCTGATCCACGCCGCGGCCGGCGGGACCGGCCAAGCCGCGGTGAAGATGGCGAAGCACTACGGCGCAACGGTGATCGCCACGGCCTCGCCAGGCAAGCACGAGGTGGTACGGGCGCTGGGCGCCGACCACGTCATCGACTCCCGCGGCACCGAGATCGCCGCCGAGGTCCTGCGACTGACCGACGGCGCGGGCGCCGACCTGGTACTGGAGTCGGTCGGCGGCGCCACCCTCGACGCCAGCCTGGCCGCGACCAAGCGGATCACCGGCCGAGTCGTCGTCTATGGCCTGGCCGGCGGGGAAGCCGCGATCACCAACTGGGAACTGGTCTACAAGCACCAGATCCACGTCATCGGCCTGAACATCGGCATCCTGATCCAGGCCGCACCGCAGATCTTCGGCGAGGTCATGGGTGAGATGTTCGGGCTCCTCGCGGCCGGGGTGCTCGGCCCCGGCCAGCCCACCATCTACGACCTGGCCGAAGGGCCGAAGGCACTCGCCGAACTGGAAGCGCGGGCCACCGTAGGCAAACTGGCACTGCTGCCCTGA
- a CDS encoding serine hydrolase domain-containing protein — translation MRVTRESQAVTAIADALEPFVDAGEVAGLVALVARGDDVEVTVLGDQAVGGSPMREDSMFRVASAGKPVTAAAALALVADGRLTLDQAVDDLLPELAQRRVLREPSAALDDTVPAVRPVTVRDLLCSTSGLGFSSDFTAPISAALFERLNQGPPRPQDFAAPDEWIARVGELPLVHQPGEGFTYNTAYDILTVLIARASGRSFDDYLAERILEPLGMLDTGFSFPPGEAARTTTAYRRADEGGLVVVDEPDGQFARPPVFASGAGGYVSTAADLLRFQRMLLAGGGDVLPGRWVAEMMTDQLSPAIRATDSVFLDGQSWGYGGGVDIEQRELWHVIGRYGWVGGTGTCAYVVPSDGSISILLTQTEVGGAGGALVLEAFWTAAAAHHGHDH, via the coding sequence ATGCGCGTGACGCGCGAGAGTCAGGCTGTGACTGCGATCGCTGATGCGCTTGAGCCCTTCGTTGACGCCGGTGAGGTCGCGGGGCTCGTGGCCCTGGTCGCGCGAGGCGACGACGTCGAGGTCACCGTTCTCGGCGACCAGGCAGTGGGTGGCTCGCCGATGCGGGAGGACTCGATGTTCCGCGTGGCATCGGCGGGCAAGCCGGTCACGGCTGCAGCCGCACTGGCGTTGGTCGCCGACGGTCGGCTGACGCTCGATCAAGCGGTGGACGACCTGCTCCCGGAGCTCGCTCAGCGGCGTGTGCTGCGTGAACCGTCGGCCGCGCTGGACGACACGGTTCCCGCCGTCCGGCCCGTCACAGTGCGGGATCTGCTGTGCTCGACGAGCGGGCTCGGGTTCTCGTCGGACTTCACGGCGCCGATCTCTGCAGCGCTGTTCGAGCGTTTGAACCAGGGCCCACCGCGCCCGCAGGACTTCGCGGCCCCCGACGAGTGGATCGCCAGGGTCGGCGAGCTCCCGCTCGTTCACCAGCCCGGGGAGGGGTTCACCTACAACACGGCGTACGACATCCTGACCGTGCTCATCGCTCGGGCCAGCGGCCGCTCGTTCGACGACTACCTCGCCGAGCGGATCCTCGAACCGCTCGGCATGCTCGACACCGGGTTCTCGTTCCCGCCGGGCGAGGCTGCCCGAACGACCACCGCATACCGTCGCGCCGACGAAGGAGGGCTGGTGGTCGTCGACGAACCAGATGGCCAGTTCGCGCGTCCTCCCGTGTTCGCATCGGGTGCCGGCGGCTACGTGTCGACCGCGGCCGACCTGCTCCGCTTCCAACGGATGCTGCTGGCCGGTGGCGGCGACGTCCTGCCCGGCCGATGGGTTGCCGAGATGATGACCGACCAGCTGTCCCCGGCGATACGAGCCACCGACTCCGTCTTCCTGGACGGGCAGTCGTGGGGGTACGGCGGCGGTGTCGACATCGAGCAGCGAGAGCTCTGGCACGTCATCGGTCGTTACGGCTGGGTCGGCGGAACGGGCACGTGCGCGTACGTCGTGCCATCCGACGGCAGCATCTCGATCCTCCTCACGCAGACCGAGGTGGGTGGTGCCGGCGGTGCTCTCGTCCTGGAGGCCTTCTGGACGGCTGCCGCTGCGCACCACGGCCACGACCACTGA
- a CDS encoding BTAD domain-containing putative transcriptional regulator has translation MDYAILGGLAVTDGGRPVDLGGRKQRAVLAALLLDVGRPVSPERLHAFVWGDALPANPETSLQAFVSNLRRALEPGRKPREAARTLVTRPAGYALLAARTDVDATRFEDLVAAGHAALAAGDAAGAARILDDALAVWTGPPVPELAGEPAVVVATGRLEGRRAQALEDRFDAGLALSDHRVLVPRLEAAVAEQPFRERLRAQLALALYRCGRQREALAALAAARAALVEEVGVDPGPELQRLEADILAQAATLDDVAAPAARPDGPAMPAPARPVTGPAAGERTPGRGRGLAPSAGGMPFVGRVAELDGLVEAAALAAGGAGRPVVVSGEPGIGKTRLVEELIARLPGDAAVGWGGCPESAASASYWPCIQIGRQLEGADTLDRDLVAGLLPAQDVQRGGDDASADRLALHVALAEALASATRPVVVVVDDLQWADPASLRAIEFVAGTLRDMPVLLVCTARPVAEPSPPLVECLAELARQPGALRVDLGGLGGEDVARWLAMRGGGTADREVAELVHGRTGGNPFFVGEVVELLASEGHLRDPATARRRSAVPAAVHDAVRRRVSRLPAEAQQVLATASVVGRTFDADVLGAVAGLTPLDVLDRLDPALAAGLVAETDVPGRFQFAHALVGEALEAEIGPSRRARLHAATATALAELRAANLDAHLPELAHHALAGAAAGTAEAAYGWAVRAARQAAERVAHEDAAEHWGRAVRALELARPHDGQARHHALLEQARAWLQVDDIVAGYRSLVAAIDLAIGLDAPDLVARAAAAANIDAVWQTSEVVTGVDVAGALERALDAMPPGASAERSLALGALVDNAYWTMPVERLDALSAEAVALARVAGDPALVGRALHKRTLAIWRSATYGLRARSAAELLELVESTPVPPVVEVMGRLRAAIVAWEGADLAPAKAQMPRVAELAAQMGSPALIAQLGYFRAAVAAFGGRLREAMALAEGAYQLHWRTRRWGADALYGTCVMMMRADLCKVDEVRASAPAMLDTPYRPWLQEVLALGLAELGLLDEAAEVVDGTGLPPLVDCWWFLGITGAGCKVRAALGDADATRTLADAIRPYAGRLLTVGSGAALGDVHGALAHADRLLGDEEGARRHADASVAVLDAAGSGPDLARALLLRAELAPAGAAADRRRAAEIADRCDLPLVRSRLAAVRA, from the coding sequence ATGGATTACGCGATCCTGGGTGGGCTCGCGGTCACGGACGGCGGGAGGCCGGTGGACCTCGGTGGGCGCAAGCAGCGTGCCGTGCTCGCGGCGCTGCTGCTGGACGTCGGGCGGCCGGTCTCGCCCGAGCGGCTGCATGCCTTCGTCTGGGGTGACGCGCTGCCCGCCAACCCCGAGACGTCTCTGCAGGCGTTCGTCTCCAACCTGCGCCGGGCGCTCGAGCCGGGCCGCAAGCCGCGGGAGGCGGCCCGCACGCTCGTGACCAGGCCCGCCGGTTACGCGCTCCTGGCCGCGCGGACGGACGTCGACGCCACCCGGTTCGAGGACCTGGTGGCCGCCGGTCACGCCGCCCTCGCCGCCGGCGACGCCGCGGGCGCGGCCCGCATCCTCGATGATGCGCTCGCCGTCTGGACTGGGCCGCCGGTGCCCGAGCTCGCCGGCGAGCCCGCGGTCGTCGTGGCGACCGGGCGGCTGGAGGGCCGGCGGGCCCAGGCGCTGGAGGACCGGTTCGACGCCGGGCTCGCCCTCAGCGACCACCGCGTGCTCGTCCCTCGATTGGAGGCGGCGGTGGCCGAGCAGCCGTTCCGGGAGCGGCTCCGGGCCCAGCTCGCCCTCGCCCTGTACCGCTGCGGCCGCCAGCGGGAGGCCCTCGCCGCGCTGGCCGCGGCCCGCGCCGCGCTGGTGGAGGAGGTCGGCGTCGACCCCGGCCCCGAGCTCCAGCGCCTGGAGGCGGACATTCTCGCCCAGGCGGCGACGCTCGACGACGTGGCCGCGCCTGCCGCGAGGCCCGATGGCCCAGCGATGCCTGCCCCCGCCAGGCCTGTGACCGGTCCCGCGGCTGGGGAGCGCACGCCCGGCCGAGGCAGGGGGTTGGCACCCAGTGCCGGCGGGATGCCGTTCGTTGGGCGGGTGGCCGAGCTCGACGGCCTGGTCGAGGCGGCGGCACTCGCCGCCGGCGGCGCGGGCCGGCCGGTGGTCGTCAGCGGCGAGCCGGGCATCGGCAAGACCCGACTGGTCGAGGAGCTGATCGCCCGCCTCCCGGGCGACGCCGCTGTCGGCTGGGGCGGGTGCCCGGAGAGCGCGGCCTCGGCGTCCTACTGGCCCTGCATCCAGATCGGCCGTCAGCTGGAGGGCGCCGACACGCTCGACAGGGACCTCGTCGCGGGGTTGCTGCCCGCGCAGGACGTCCAGCGGGGCGGTGACGACGCCTCGGCCGACCGGCTGGCGCTGCATGTCGCGCTGGCCGAGGCGCTCGCCTCGGCCACCCGTCCCGTGGTCGTCGTCGTCGACGACCTCCAGTGGGCCGATCCCGCCAGTCTCCGAGCGATCGAGTTCGTGGCCGGCACCCTGCGAGACATGCCGGTCCTGCTCGTCTGCACGGCGCGGCCCGTGGCCGAGCCCTCGCCGCCGCTGGTCGAATGCCTCGCCGAGCTGGCCCGCCAGCCGGGCGCCCTGCGGGTCGACCTGGGCGGCCTCGGCGGTGAAGACGTGGCCCGCTGGCTGGCCATGCGCGGCGGCGGCACCGCCGATCGGGAGGTCGCCGAGCTGGTGCACGGCCGCACCGGCGGCAACCCCTTCTTCGTGGGCGAGGTCGTCGAGCTGCTGGCCAGCGAGGGCCACCTGCGGGACCCGGCGACGGCCCGCCGCCGCTCCGCGGTGCCCGCCGCGGTGCATGACGCGGTACGCCGCCGTGTGAGCCGTCTGCCGGCCGAGGCTCAGCAGGTCCTGGCCACGGCCAGCGTCGTGGGACGGACGTTCGACGCCGACGTGCTCGGCGCCGTCGCCGGGCTGACCCCGCTGGACGTGCTCGACCGGCTCGACCCGGCGCTCGCCGCCGGCTTGGTGGCAGAGACCGACGTGCCGGGCCGATTCCAGTTCGCCCACGCGCTGGTGGGCGAGGCGCTGGAGGCGGAGATCGGCCCGTCCCGCCGCGCCCGATTGCACGCCGCCACGGCGACGGCGCTCGCCGAGCTGCGCGCCGCCAACCTGGACGCCCACCTGCCCGAGCTGGCCCATCACGCCCTGGCCGGCGCGGCGGCGGGGACGGCCGAGGCCGCGTACGGGTGGGCGGTACGGGCGGCACGGCAGGCGGCCGAGCGGGTGGCGCATGAAGACGCCGCCGAGCACTGGGGGCGGGCGGTCCGGGCGTTGGAGCTGGCCCGGCCGCACGACGGGCAGGCCCGCCATCACGCGCTGCTGGAGCAGGCCCGCGCGTGGCTCCAGGTCGACGACATCGTGGCCGGCTACCGCTCGCTCGTCGCCGCCATCGATCTCGCCATCGGGCTCGACGCCCCCGACCTGGTCGCCCGGGCGGCCGCGGCCGCGAACATCGACGCGGTGTGGCAGACGTCCGAGGTCGTCACCGGCGTCGACGTCGCGGGGGCGCTCGAGCGCGCGCTGGACGCGATGCCGCCCGGCGCGTCGGCCGAGCGATCGCTAGCCCTCGGCGCGCTGGTCGACAACGCCTACTGGACCATGCCGGTCGAGCGCCTCGACGCCCTCTCGGCCGAGGCCGTGGCGCTCGCTCGCGTCGCCGGCGATCCGGCCCTGGTCGGCCGGGCGCTACACAAGCGCACCCTGGCCATCTGGCGGTCGGCCACCTATGGCCTCCGGGCCCGGTCGGCCGCCGAGCTGCTGGAGCTGGTCGAGTCGACGCCGGTACCGCCCGTGGTGGAGGTCATGGGCCGCCTGCGCGCCGCCATCGTCGCCTGGGAGGGGGCCGACCTCGCTCCGGCCAAGGCGCAGATGCCTCGGGTAGCCGAGCTCGCGGCGCAGATGGGCTCACCGGCGCTCATCGCCCAGCTCGGCTACTTCCGCGCAGCAGTGGCAGCGTTCGGGGGCCGGCTGCGGGAAGCCATGGCACTGGCCGAGGGCGCCTATCAGTTGCATTGGCGTACGCGTCGCTGGGGCGCCGACGCGCTCTACGGCACCTGCGTCATGATGATGCGGGCCGACCTATGTAAGGTCGACGAGGTCAGAGCCAGCGCGCCGGCCATGCTGGACACCCCGTACCGGCCGTGGCTGCAGGAGGTCTTGGCCCTGGGGCTGGCCGAGCTCGGTCTGCTGGACGAGGCGGCCGAGGTGGTCGACGGCACCGGCCTGCCACCGCTGGTGGACTGCTGGTGGTTCCTGGGGATCACCGGCGCCGGCTGCAAGGTCCGGGCCGCGCTCGGCGACGCGGACGCGACCCGCACCCTGGCCGACGCCATCCGACCCTACGCCGGCCGGTTGCTGACAGTCGGGTCCGGGGCGGCCCTCGGTGACGTCCACGGCGCGCTGGCACACGCCGACCGCCTGCTGGGTGACGAGGAGGGGGCACGCCGCCACGCGGACGCCTCGGTGGCGGTCCTGGATGCGGCCGGCTCGGGCCCGGACCTTGCCCGGGCCCTGCTGCTGCGGGCCGAGCTGGCGCCGGCCGGTGCGGCGGCCGACCGCCGGCGCGCGGCCGAGATCGCCGACCGGTGCGACCTGCCGCTGGTCCGGTCGCGGCTGGCCGCGGTCCGAGCCTGA
- a CDS encoding hemerythrin domain-containing protein has product MTANPAATTHNPDIPDLCVYHAVHHALRMGAHRLADGVAALGPRDERRATAIGRYWVGYAGEVVAHHTIEDDVMFPALVERCPVVADHLPRIEHDHHHLDELMDACAQAVGSLPRGGDTGRAVALLTDLAEHTDEHLAFEDADLLPLFERHFTGAEFRALDKAAAKSLGLGKQAAFTVPFVVGFADPKVRANIFDAVPLPFKILWYATRRRHARLVDRAFGA; this is encoded by the coding sequence ATGACCGCGAACCCGGCCGCCACGACCCACAACCCCGATATCCCCGATCTGTGCGTCTACCACGCGGTCCACCACGCCCTACGGATGGGCGCCCACCGCCTGGCCGACGGCGTCGCCGCCCTCGGCCCGCGCGACGAGCGGCGCGCCACCGCGATCGGCCGTTACTGGGTCGGCTACGCCGGCGAGGTAGTGGCCCACCACACCATCGAGGACGATGTGATGTTCCCGGCGCTGGTCGAGCGCTGCCCAGTCGTGGCGGACCACCTCCCTCGCATCGAGCACGACCACCACCACCTCGACGAACTGATGGACGCTTGCGCCCAGGCCGTCGGGTCGCTGCCTCGCGGCGGCGACACCGGCCGAGCCGTGGCGCTGCTCACCGATCTGGCCGAGCACACCGACGAGCACCTCGCCTTCGAGGACGCCGATCTGCTGCCCCTGTTCGAACGCCACTTCACCGGCGCAGAGTTCAGAGCGCTGGACAAGGCCGCGGCGAAGAGCCTCGGTCTCGGCAAGCAGGCCGCGTTCACGGTGCCGTTCGTCGTCGGCTTCGCCGACCCGAAGGTACGGGCCAACATCTTCGACGCCGTCCCGCTGCCGTTCAAGATCCTCTGGTACGCCACCCGCCGGCGCCACGCCAGGCTGGTCGACCGCGCCTTCGGCGCCTGA
- a CDS encoding NUDIX domain-containing protein gives MSDAPVSPGRLTRVAAHALCVEGDRVLLVRLSSGLADGGRWTLPGGGLEWGEHPAEALRRELYEETGLSGDVGAIAGVFSDTFRVGPTREGDELHFLSVVYEVRPALGDLVHEADGSTDLAAWILLADALGLPLVPLAHYGLDLIGSRSR, from the coding sequence ATGAGCGATGCACCCGTCTCGCCAGGCCGGCTCACTCGGGTGGCAGCCCACGCGCTGTGTGTCGAGGGCGACCGCGTGCTGCTCGTCCGACTGTCGTCCGGGCTGGCTGACGGCGGGCGGTGGACCCTCCCTGGGGGCGGGCTCGAGTGGGGCGAGCATCCCGCCGAAGCGCTGCGTCGCGAGCTATACGAGGAGACTGGCCTGAGTGGCGACGTGGGTGCGATCGCTGGCGTCTTCTCGGACACGTTCCGAGTCGGGCCCACCCGCGAGGGTGACGAGCTGCACTTCCTCAGTGTCGTCTACGAAGTAAGGCCTGCCCTCGGCGACCTGGTCCACGAGGCCGACGGATCGACCGATCTGGCCGCCTGGATACTGCTGGCCGACGCACTCGGGCTACCTCTCGTGCCGCTGGCACACTACGGACTCGATCTGATCGGCTCTAGGAGCCGCTAG
- a CDS encoding phosphatase PAP2 family protein: MTPVTPAPTPAPFHRAPPFALRRIGERWRWAAPVALALVAVLGALATIRRGELLFWDRAITDLCVSLRSAWIDHLALGISRLGSTPVVLAAGVVGALVAARRCRHVAAVMLLVVATRPPLEWLVKELVGRPRPAGARLVTGTGFSYPSGHVLAAAATWGFVPLIAGLYIHRRWLWWTISGLAWSLIALMAWSRVWLGVHWTTDVLASLLLSVVALAAAEVLIDRRHHADTPCHGSTRTTYEPRPTARRVATISPAATRRTIGA; this comes from the coding sequence ATGACCCCCGTGACTCCCGCCCCTACTCCCGCCCCCTTCCACCGGGCGCCGCCCTTCGCTCTCCGCCGGATCGGCGAACGGTGGCGCTGGGCCGCCCCCGTGGCCCTCGCCCTCGTCGCCGTCCTCGGAGCGCTGGCCACGATCCGCCGCGGCGAGCTGCTGTTCTGGGACCGGGCGATCACCGACCTCTGCGTCTCCCTGCGCTCGGCGTGGATCGACCACCTGGCGCTCGGCATATCCCGGCTCGGCTCGACGCCCGTCGTGTTGGCCGCCGGGGTGGTCGGCGCCCTGGTCGCGGCGCGGCGCTGCCGTCACGTCGCCGCCGTCATGCTCCTCGTGGTCGCCACCCGCCCGCCCCTCGAGTGGCTGGTCAAGGAGCTCGTCGGACGACCGCGACCTGCCGGCGCCCGGCTCGTCACCGGCACCGGCTTCTCCTACCCCAGCGGCCACGTCCTCGCCGCCGCCGCCACCTGGGGCTTCGTCCCGCTCATCGCCGGCCTCTACATCCACCGCCGCTGGCTCTGGTGGACCATCAGCGGCCTCGCCTGGTCGCTCATCGCGCTCATGGCCTGGAGCCGCGTCTGGCTCGGCGTCCACTGGACCACCGACGTCCTCGCCAGCCTCCTCCTGTCGGTCGTGGCCCTCGCCGCCGCCGAAGTCCTGATCGACCGACGCCACCACGCCGACACCCCCTGCCACGGGTCAACCCGAACCACCTATGAGCCGCGGCCCACGGCGCGCCGGGTGGCCACCATCTCCCCGGCAGCCACCCGCCGAACGATCGGGGCATGA